A window of Leptospira brenneri contains these coding sequences:
- a CDS encoding tetratricopeptide repeat protein, translating into MDPIQKNRFRIEEQSSQPSYYQEDPYLRNLGREKETTYESENTVRRPVLSFLFWSFLVFLVLGFLTAGYWWYLEKKKNPEEIAKALNNLPRDKKALDLLVDKPYLPDDSVNPKLAACLNAYHNRYVNRVGTVCEEFLNSPGSDEDKSIALTVLGVMYDEAGRYINSIERLEKAIQYDSKNYFAYYNLSLAFKHAGKFEEARRAAQRAKEIAPNDYRVSLLQGNLFQEIGDPASAIEAYKEGQSLAPTDVTLTYNLAISYLKQGNMAEAISEFQKVVQTAPNSQTAVLSYGHLGTIFYQREDYDRAEYYFREVIRLKTNDAKSYYNLGLVYLKKKVPEEAAKYFQKALDSNANEPEVYRYIADAFLSMGQTNMAITALQKALLLKPSDVDSLFALSELYYKKGELVEAEGLFRRIIRLTPGDTYSETAYVNLGIILDEMERYSESITAFEGALSLNPKNQSAYYNLGLTYLHAGKPTMAIESLRKSQSLDPNHVPSRLAIADYYLENKFYSEAISEYEEAIAWKPELYEARLKLADVYIQTKNYPAAEKMLVYVLENSKDSKEIKLAHRKLALSYANSGNSGLSKRAKEEAFRATHIDPEDMESRLVLSKILIDSGSLVDREKAIEELIVITRSDVTPTISSKAHNYLGVCYFKNGEFKKALSSFQTAIDLNPSLTEAYENKRAARAQYEKSLESKKRTYF; encoded by the coding sequence ATGGATCCCATCCAAAAAAACCGGTTTCGCATAGAGGAGCAGTCCTCTCAGCCAAGTTATTACCAGGAAGATCCATACTTAAGGAACCTGGGTCGAGAAAAAGAAACAACTTACGAATCGGAAAACACGGTACGCCGGCCCGTTCTCTCTTTTCTATTTTGGAGTTTCCTTGTATTTCTCGTCCTTGGATTTTTAACCGCCGGGTATTGGTGGTATCTTGAGAAAAAAAAGAATCCAGAAGAGATCGCAAAAGCATTAAACAACCTCCCCAGAGATAAAAAAGCTCTAGACCTTCTTGTTGATAAACCCTATCTTCCTGATGATTCCGTAAATCCTAAACTGGCCGCATGTCTCAATGCCTATCACAACCGTTATGTGAACCGAGTGGGAACGGTTTGTGAAGAGTTCTTAAATTCACCTGGAAGTGATGAAGATAAATCCATCGCACTCACTGTCCTTGGTGTGATGTATGATGAAGCGGGTCGTTATATCAATTCCATTGAAAGATTGGAAAAAGCCATCCAATACGATTCCAAAAACTATTTTGCATATTATAATTTGTCACTGGCTTTTAAACATGCTGGTAAATTTGAAGAAGCAAGGCGAGCCGCACAAAGAGCTAAAGAAATTGCACCTAACGACTACCGGGTTTCTTTATTACAAGGAAATTTGTTCCAAGAGATTGGAGACCCAGCCAGTGCCATCGAAGCCTACAAAGAAGGGCAGTCATTAGCTCCGACGGATGTCACTTTAACTTACAACTTAGCCATTAGTTACTTAAAACAAGGAAATATGGCCGAGGCCATTTCCGAATTCCAAAAGGTAGTACAAACAGCACCTAATTCCCAAACGGCCGTTTTGTCCTATGGCCATCTAGGAACCATATTCTACCAAAGAGAAGATTATGATAGGGCCGAGTATTACTTTCGTGAAGTGATTCGCCTCAAAACAAACGATGCTAAATCCTACTATAACCTAGGTTTGGTGTATTTAAAGAAAAAGGTTCCCGAAGAAGCAGCTAAGTACTTCCAAAAAGCCCTAGATTCCAATGCTAACGAACCAGAGGTTTATCGTTATATTGCGGATGCCTTTCTTTCTATGGGCCAAACCAATATGGCCATCACTGCTTTACAAAAGGCTTTGTTACTCAAACCTTCGGATGTAGATTCTCTTTTTGCTTTATCAGAGCTTTATTATAAAAAAGGGGAACTTGTGGAAGCGGAAGGCCTCTTTCGAAGGATCATTCGCCTCACTCCAGGGGATACCTATTCGGAAACAGCTTATGTAAATCTTGGAATCATTTTGGATGAAATGGAAAGATATTCAGAAAGTATTACCGCTTTCGAAGGAGCTCTTTCTTTAAATCCAAAAAACCAGTCTGCCTATTACAACTTAGGTCTTACTTATTTACATGCTGGTAAACCTACTATGGCCATTGAGTCACTTCGAAAGTCACAAAGTTTGGACCCCAATCATGTTCCTTCTCGGCTTGCCATCGCGGATTACTATTTGGAAAACAAATTTTATTCCGAGGCTATCTCTGAATACGAAGAAGCCATTGCTTGGAAACCAGAACTTTATGAAGCAAGGCTAAAACTTGCTGATGTGTACATCCAAACCAAAAACTATCCGGCCGCAGAAAAGATGTTAGTTTATGTTTTGGAAAATTCCAAAGATTCCAAAGAAATCAAACTTGCTCATAGAAAACTAGCCCTGAGCTATGCTAATAGTGGAAACTCTGGACTTTCCAAAAGAGCCAAAGAAGAAGCATTTCGCGCCACCCATATTGATCCAGAAGATATGGAATCAAGGTTAGTGCTTTCTAAAATTCTCATCGATTCCGGTTCTCTTGTGGACAGGGAAAAGGCAATTGAAGAACTCATTGTCATCACTCGTTCGGATGTGACACCAACCATTTCTTCCAAAGCTCATAATTATTTGGGAGTCTGTTATTTTAAAAATGGGGAATTTAAAAAAGCCCTTTCTAGTTTCCAAACGGCCATTGATCTAAACCCAAGCCTAACGGAAGCCTATGAAAACAAAAGGGCGGCTCGTGCACAATATGAGAAGTCCCTCGAATCAAAAAAGAGAACTTATTTTTGA
- the nusB gene encoding transcription antitermination factor NusB, whose product MSSRHRGRSLALMCLYQIDLVGTDPERAMKFDWYDKKITREEKDYAVFLVKGVVENRKAIDTLIKKYSENWELSRISVVNRCILRLSILSLQKEPFLAAPVVINEAVELTKEFETDESAQFINGLLDAFYKKEIVAKNPELK is encoded by the coding sequence ATGAGTTCTAGACACCGCGGGCGAAGTCTCGCCCTCATGTGCCTCTACCAAATTGACCTCGTTGGGACCGACCCAGAACGGGCCATGAAATTCGATTGGTATGACAAAAAAATCACTAGAGAAGAAAAAGATTATGCTGTCTTTCTTGTGAAAGGAGTGGTCGAAAATCGAAAAGCGATCGATACTCTAATCAAGAAGTATTCGGAGAATTGGGAACTTTCGCGTATTTCCGTGGTCAACCGTTGTATTTTACGTTTATCGATTCTTAGTTTGCAAAAGGAACCTTTCCTTGCGGCCCCCGTTGTGATCAATGAAGCCGTCGAACTCACTAAGGAATTTGAAACAGACGAATCGGCACAGTTTATCAACGGATTACTCGATGCCTTCTACAAGAAGGAGATCGTAGCGAAAAATCCTGAATTAAAATAA